In the Acomys russatus chromosome 20, mAcoRus1.1, whole genome shotgun sequence genome, TTTCATCCATTGGATCACGTGGTAGGAGAGACTTCCCCAAGTTGTGCTCTGACTGCCAGCACATGCGTGATTGTGGTGTTGGTGCAcatatatcaataaataaatataatttaagaaggaaaatttagccgggcgtggtggcacacgcctttaatcccagcactcgggaggcagaggcaggcggatcactgtgagttcgaggccagcctggtctacaaagcgagtccaggacagccaagactacacagagaaaccctgtctcaaaaaaccaaaaaaaaaaaaaaaaaaaaaaaaaaagaaggaaaattttagccaggtatggtggtgcacacctttaatcccagcacttgggaagcagaggcaggtggatctctgtgagttcaagaccagcctggtctacaaagagagtttcatgacagccaaagctattacacagagaaaccctgtctcgaaaaaccaaataaagaaaattttggcCGAgtaaggtggtgcatgcctttaatcccagcactcgggagtcaaaggcaggtggatctctgtgagtttgaggccaacctggtctacaaagcaagtctaggacagccaaggctaacagagaccttgtctcgaaaaacaaaacaaaacaaacaaacaaacaaacaaaaaaccccaaaaaatataaaataaaacttggtAGAGAGTGATTGAGCAAGACATCAGATGTTGACCTCTGGGCTTAACATGTAGGTTCTTGCCTGTTCCCACATACACGAAAACACACATGAACATTCACCAAAAGTTGCAATTTTGGTTAGAATGCAGGCAGTGAGGACCACCCGTTtagcccttttcctttccttttggtttctttatcttTGGCAGGCACAGGGAGCGCATcacgttatttttttttttttttttttttttttttttttttttttttttttttgcatcacgTTATTTATGTAGCCTGGGTCAGCCTCAAATTCAGCTGTTATTGACAGCTACTGTGAACTGCTTTTCTACCTTCATCTTCAGAATTCTTGGCTTATAGGCCTGAGCCACTATGCCCATCTTGATCCTCCAGTGTGTTTGGCTTTAAAAGAAGCataggcatggcggtgcacgcctttgaaCCCAGCACTTGCTATGCATAGgtacatggatctctgtgagtttcaggccagcctggtctgcatagtaagtTTCAGGGCAACAAGCTGTATAGTAAGACCTagtcttctttgttgttgttgtttggtttgttttgttttgagacagggtttctctgtgtagccctggctgtcctggactcacgttgttgAACAgtcctgccttgaactcacagagatctgcttgcttctgtctctcagagtgctgggattaccagcatgtACCAATGTACCCAGCTTGTAAAACCtagtcttaaaaaataagttttagggccaggcatggtggcacacacctttaactccagcacttgggaggcagggggcaggcggatctctgagttccagaccatcctggtctacagagcaagttccaggacagctagagctgttacacagagaaaccctgtctcgaaaacccaaaaacaacaacaaacaaataaacaaaaaataacttttaggGATAGAGAgttggctccatggttaagagcactgtctgctcttctagaggtcctgagttcaattcctagcaaccacatggtggctcacaaccatctatactgggatctgatacccttttctggcctgcatgtgtacatgcagatagagcactcatacataaagtaaatacatctttcttttttttttttaattaaaaaaaaagttatcagtAGGACGTGGTagagtacacctttaatcccagcattcggggaggcagaggtaggtggattgctttgagttctaggatagccaggactagaagagaaaccctgtctaaaaaaaaaaagaaagaattttcaaacatttataatGAAGGCCCAAGGGCACACAAATATGAAGGGACAAAGGCAGCACGGGATCTTAGGGTTTCTCAAGCACAGTTGTGCTGTCAGACCCACAAACATaccattttgtttgcttttcctagGGATGAAAGTGATTGCTTACCTACTTGATTACTTCCTCTGCTCAGTGCGGCATAGGAAGGGGGAGAGGCCAGGGAAGACCGCTGGGAGCTGGCTGGGAGCAGGGGCGGTTGGGTTGTAGATTGGGCTGGTCTAGGAGACTGGGGCCCACAAACATACAGGCTTctctttcgtttgtttgttttggctttgtttttttgttttttgagagagggtttctcagtgtagtccaAGCTTGAACTCTCTcagtagaccagtctggcctggaactccagagatctgcccgcctctgcctcctgagtgctgggatttgaggtgtgggccaccacctggctcttagAGGTTTCTTGACGACTGCATCTTTGAGAGGAAGTGGCAGACAGTGTATAAATGTTCTTTATTGCAGTTGGGTTCCTAGGATGAAGGTAGCATAGTAAAGTTTggatcctttttcttcctttaatagCAATGCTTTGGAGCAAGTCAGACCACGGTCACTTGGGAAAGGGAAATCATAGTACCTCCTTCATAGAGACCTTTGTGAAGCTGCAGGCATTTTCACTATATCGTGTGGTACATAAGCTCTAAGAGAGTGTTAGCTCTTAACACTTTTTATTATGAATGCCTTTCAGAAGGTGCTTCCTGGAGGGGCCTGCCCCACTGTTCCTgtgctgagttccaggacagcctcaaCTTCAGCTACCATCCCTCAGGCCTAAGCCTGCACCTCAGACCACCCAGTCGGGGAAACTCCCCACAGGAGCAGCCCCTTTCCCAAGTACTGAGCCCTGAACccccagacccagagaagcttcCTGTGCCCCCGGCCCCTCCATCCAAGAGGCACTGCCGCTCACTCTCGGTGCCTGTGGACCTGTCTCGCTGGCAGCCAGTGTGGCGGCCCGCCCCCTCCAAGCTGTGGACTCCCATCAAGCACCGGGGCAATGCTGGAGGGGGTGGGCCGCAGGTGCCTCACCAGAGTCCCCCAAAGCGGGTCTCCAGCCTCAGGTTCCTCCAAGCTCCCAGTGCCTCTTCTCAATGTGCCCCAGCCCACAGACCCTACAGCCCTCCTTTCTTCAGCCTGGCCCTGGCCCAGGATTCCTCTCAACCCTGTGCCACCTCCCCTCAGAGTGGTTCTTGGGAGAGTGATGCTGAGTCCCTGTCACCCCGCCCACCACAGCGCCGCTTCTCCCTGTCACCCAGCCTGGGCCCACAGGCAAGCCGCTTCCTGCCCTCTGCCCGGAGCTCCCCTGCATCTTCCCCAGAACTGCCCTGGAGACCCCGGGGTCTCCGAAACCTTCCCCGAAGCCGCTCTCAGCCTTGTGATCTGGACGCCCGCAAAACTGGGGTCAAGCGGCGTCATGAAGAGGACTCCCGGCGCCTGCGGCCTTCCTTGGACTTTGACAAGATGAATCAGGTGGGACTGGTGAACCGGAAGACTGTTTAACCATCTAGCGCCATGCCTTCCTGGCGGGGCTCCCTGGGAACTTGTCTGTCTATAGA is a window encoding:
- the Fam53c gene encoding protein FAM53C, with translation MITLITEQLQKQSLDELQCTRFSVSLPLPDHADISNCGNPFQLVSEGASWRGLPHCSCAEFQDSLNFSYHPSGLSLHLRPPSRGNSPQEQPLSQVLSPEPPDPEKLPVPPAPPSKRHCRSLSVPVDLSRWQPVWRPAPSKLWTPIKHRGNAGGGGPQVPHQSPPKRVSSLRFLQAPSASSQCAPAHRPYSPPFFSLALAQDSSQPCATSPQSGSWESDAESLSPRPPQRRFSLSPSLGPQASRFLPSARSSPASSPELPWRPRGLRNLPRSRSQPCDLDARKTGVKRRHEEDSRRLRPSLDFDKMNQKPYSGGLCLQETAGESNSISPPWFMACSPAPLSASCSPVEGSSQVLSESEEEEEGSVRWGRQALSKRTLCQQDFGDLDLNLIEEN